Proteins encoded together in one Candidatus Azobacteroides pseudotrichonymphae genomovar. CFP2 window:
- a CDS encoding type II toxin-antitoxin system YoeB family toxin, which produces MEFVVKLSPRAEREYKSHAKSGSSLRAKIDLLLLIISIDPRGRINKTGKPELLRYYKEDVWSRRINKHHRMVYEIIGNKVRVVSLLGHYDDK; this is translated from the coding sequence ATGGAGTTTGTTGTAAAGCTTAGTCCGAGAGCTGAAAGGGAGTATAAAAGTCATGCCAAGTCAGGTAGTTCTCTTCGAGCAAAAATTGATCTACTATTGTTGATTATATCAATAGATCCACGAGGAAGGATAAACAAAACAGGGAAACCAGAGCTGCTGAGATATTATAAGGAAGATGTTTGGTCTAGAAGAATTAACAAGCACCATAGGATGGTATATGAAATTATAGGAAACAAGGTTCGAGTTGTTTCTTTATTGGGCCACTACGACGATAAATAA
- a CDS encoding HU family DNA-binding protein: MDKVKMNTVDIIRNVSLSSGFSQRAVKKVFRNCIDEMKQMLLTGHKVSLTGFLFLTLDEQTVKSSSGIPELIGTHPRAKARLYSQYKKTIRENGQVLHDAILARKEAIQNDPVIKSKTEELKKINSSIKNNEKKCVKMAGAFLQ, from the coding sequence ATGGATAAAGTCAAAATGAATACAGTGGATATCATTAGAAATGTATCACTATCCTCTGGATTCTCTCAAAGAGCAGTAAAAAAAGTTTTTCGAAATTGTATTGACGAAATGAAACAAATGCTTCTTACAGGTCATAAAGTAAGCTTAACTGGCTTTTTATTCCTTACTCTTGATGAACAGACAGTGAAGTCATCGAGTGGGATTCCTGAACTGATTGGTACCCATCCTCGTGCAAAGGCACGTTTATATAGCCAGTATAAGAAAACGATCAGAGAGAATGGACAGGTCCTACACGATGCTATTTTAGCACGTAAGGAAGCTATTCAGAATGATCCAGTTATCAAGAGTAAAACTGAGGAGTTGAAAAAAATTAATTCTTCCATCAAGAATAATGAGAAAAAATGTGTGAAGATGGCTGGAGCATTCTTACAATAA